A DNA window from Sporichthya brevicatena contains the following coding sequences:
- a CDS encoding class I SAM-dependent methyltransferase, translating into MTDAGGGHAAQLSDPEHAETKAIIAAAFDNSADSYEQVGVEFFAPLGAELVRRAAPQPGEHVLDLGCGRGHCLFPAAEAVGSRGSVTGTDLSPRMVQLCAAEAARRGLAHVHVELGDASDPAFPAANFDLITAGMVMFFVPEPRKALPRVAALLRPGGRFAMSSFGPSDPKFDETMGILYRHRIGPPWEDNPDKPFTTHETITAMLADSGFVDIEITEMQHDIVFADLDGYWAWVGSHGGRIMIDQVRPEHLPAARADVYAMLSEHREPDGSLIHRSRAWFTTARRPPVTTHPGGKGTARVPA; encoded by the coding sequence GTGACGGACGCCGGTGGTGGTCACGCAGCGCAGCTGTCCGACCCGGAGCACGCCGAGACCAAGGCGATCATCGCCGCGGCGTTCGACAACTCGGCGGACAGCTACGAGCAGGTCGGCGTCGAGTTCTTCGCCCCGCTCGGGGCCGAGCTGGTCCGCCGGGCCGCCCCGCAGCCGGGGGAGCACGTCCTCGACCTCGGGTGCGGCCGCGGGCACTGCCTGTTCCCGGCCGCCGAGGCGGTGGGCAGCCGGGGCTCGGTGACCGGCACGGACCTCTCGCCGCGCATGGTGCAGCTCTGCGCCGCGGAGGCCGCCCGGCGCGGGCTCGCTCACGTGCACGTCGAGCTCGGCGACGCCTCCGACCCCGCCTTCCCGGCGGCGAACTTCGACCTGATCACCGCCGGCATGGTCATGTTCTTCGTGCCCGAGCCCCGCAAGGCCCTGCCCCGGGTGGCCGCGCTGCTGCGTCCGGGTGGCCGCTTCGCGATGAGCTCGTTCGGCCCTTCCGACCCGAAGTTCGACGAGACGATGGGCATCCTCTACCGGCACCGCATCGGGCCGCCGTGGGAGGACAACCCCGACAAGCCCTTCACCACGCACGAGACGATCACCGCGATGCTCGCCGACTCCGGGTTCGTCGACATCGAGATCACCGAGATGCAGCACGACATCGTGTTCGCCGACCTCGACGGGTACTGGGCGTGGGTCGGCTCGCACGGCGGGCGGATCATGATCGACCAGGTCCGCCCCGAGCACCTGCCGGCCGCCCGGGCCGACGTCTACGCGATGCTCTCCGAGCACCGCGAGCCGGACGGCTCGCTGATCCATCGGTCCCGTGCCTGGTTCACCACCGCGCGACGTCCTCCGGTGACCACCCACCCCGGTGGCAAGGGGACGGCGAGGGTGCCGGCTTGA
- the hisS gene encoding histidine--tRNA ligase: protein MSSDRIVKPAAISGFPEWLPQIRLVEQQWLDRIRATYERYGFCSVETPSVEALEVLMAKGETSQEVYTLNRLQGGDANDARLGLHFDLTVPLARYVAQHFNDLVFPFKRYQIQRVWRGERPQEGRFREFTQCDIDVINVDSVPLSFDAELPRIIHEVLTDLSIGGFTLGINNRKVLQGFYEGIGIGDPIGVIRIADKLAKIGPDGVAKLLVDELSLTDTQVKAVLDLAQVRGGAEVVDEIARLGSGGALLDEGLAELSFVMRELADLPAGSVVADLSIARGLDYYTGTVYEGTLTDAPGFGSICSGGRYDNLAGSFIRRDLPGIGMSIGLTRIFAKLVGDGTITGGPLSPAQVLVVVPSDDRRGEAIATAATLRSRGIKVETYHAADKLKKQLTYGSRKQIPYIWFPPFEDGKPHEVKDMASGDQRPADPATWTPTSAEA from the coding sequence ATGTCCTCCGACCGCATCGTCAAGCCCGCCGCGATCTCCGGCTTCCCTGAGTGGCTGCCCCAGATCCGCCTCGTCGAGCAGCAGTGGCTCGACCGGATCCGCGCGACCTACGAGCGCTACGGGTTCTGCTCGGTCGAGACGCCGTCCGTGGAGGCCCTCGAGGTCCTGATGGCCAAGGGGGAGACCTCGCAGGAGGTCTACACCCTGAACCGGCTCCAGGGCGGGGACGCGAACGATGCCCGGCTCGGGCTGCACTTCGACCTGACGGTCCCGCTGGCCCGATACGTGGCCCAGCACTTCAACGACCTGGTCTTCCCGTTCAAGCGCTACCAGATCCAGCGTGTCTGGCGCGGTGAGCGCCCGCAGGAGGGCCGCTTCCGCGAGTTCACCCAGTGCGACATCGACGTCATCAACGTCGACTCCGTGCCGCTCTCGTTCGACGCCGAACTGCCGCGGATCATCCACGAGGTCCTGACCGACCTTTCGATCGGCGGTTTCACCCTCGGCATCAACAACCGCAAGGTGCTGCAGGGCTTCTACGAGGGCATCGGCATCGGCGACCCGATCGGCGTCATCCGGATCGCCGACAAGCTCGCCAAGATCGGTCCCGACGGGGTCGCCAAGCTGCTCGTCGACGAGCTCAGCCTGACGGACACTCAGGTGAAGGCGGTGCTGGACCTCGCGCAGGTGCGTGGCGGCGCCGAGGTCGTCGACGAGATCGCGCGGCTCGGCTCGGGTGGCGCGCTGCTGGACGAGGGTCTGGCCGAGCTGTCCTTCGTGATGCGGGAACTGGCGGACCTGCCCGCCGGCTCCGTCGTCGCCGACCTCTCGATCGCACGCGGACTGGACTACTACACGGGCACGGTCTACGAGGGCACGCTGACCGACGCCCCCGGCTTCGGCAGCATCTGCTCGGGCGGCCGTTACGACAACCTGGCGGGCTCGTTCATCCGCCGCGACCTGCCGGGCATCGGCATGTCGATCGGCCTGACGCGCATCTTTGCCAAGCTCGTCGGCGACGGCACGATCACCGGCGGTCCGCTCTCGCCGGCCCAGGTGCTGGTCGTCGTCCCGTCGGACGACCGGCGCGGCGAGGCGATCGCGACCGCGGCGACGCTGCGGTCGCGCGGGATCAAGGTCGAGACCTACCACGCCGCGGACAAGCTGAAGAAGCAGCTGACCTACGGCTCCCGCAAGCAGATCCCGTACATCTGGTTCCCGCCGTTCGAGGACGGGAAGCCGCACGAGGTCAAGGACATGGCCTCCGGCGATCAGCGTCCCGCGGACCCGGCGACCTGGACTCCGACCTCCGCCGAAGCCTGA
- a CDS encoding molybdopterin-dependent oxidoreductase, whose amino-acid sequence MGDHKFWCGVCEASCGLEATVEHGKLLEIRPDPTHPNSTGFACVKGIRWGDVLTDPDRVVEPLQRQSDGSFVPVSWETALDDIGRRLREVIRRHDRTSVGVAIGNPSGWNYGAFLVAFGMAAALRTKHFYTAGSVDINNYWVVGHTLYGHNLMTPFPDFDRQEFTLILGANPVVSHGSMMTVGRVRERLLGVTKRGGRVVVVDPRRTETAKLFEHVPIRPDTDAWLLAGMLRVILDEDRVDSGYLASLVNGVDFLRTLVADIDLDRAAAETGIVRETIETLARDFAAAGRACVYGRCGTSTGGFSTLTKYLIDVLNIVTGNLDRPGGTTFSRPMLDAELFTRLFKIDGYDRWRTRVDNFPEVLGTSPLATMPREITTPGPGQLRALVTVATNLATTSPNSPEMERALADLDLFVSLDPYLTETNRHAHYVLPPKLLLEREGFPLFGQLHYGVPNAQWTDELVTPPPGARDDWWILDQICKRIGLLPSPAPGAQLMGKLGLRLPPWVGVDVFMRLGPDGDLFGLRRRGISRKKLLRHNGAIQLADSAPTGMLPKRLRTRSKRIELAHDVYAREMQRLIARTAIVDEEHPLLLFTIRENRSQNSWLHNVPALLGDRVCVLRIHPDDAAARGISTGAEVAISSRWGRITATAAVTDEVMPGTVGLPPHFGHHGGWRTANGAGGGRYNDLVPNDPELMDVASGNARFNGIAVQATPVTLVTEPQPQASAEVGVQVAGSAGR is encoded by the coding sequence ATGGGCGACCACAAGTTCTGGTGCGGCGTCTGCGAGGCCAGCTGCGGCCTGGAAGCGACCGTCGAGCACGGCAAGCTCCTGGAGATCCGTCCCGACCCGACGCACCCGAACTCCACGGGGTTCGCCTGTGTGAAGGGCATCCGGTGGGGTGACGTCCTCACCGACCCGGACCGGGTGGTCGAACCGCTGCAGCGGCAGAGCGACGGCAGCTTCGTCCCGGTCAGCTGGGAGACGGCACTCGACGACATCGGCCGCCGGCTCCGGGAGGTGATCCGACGTCACGACCGGACCTCGGTCGGCGTCGCCATCGGCAACCCGAGCGGCTGGAACTACGGCGCGTTCCTGGTCGCGTTCGGCATGGCCGCCGCGCTGCGGACGAAGCACTTCTACACAGCCGGTTCGGTCGACATCAACAACTACTGGGTGGTCGGCCACACGCTCTACGGCCACAACCTGATGACGCCGTTCCCGGACTTCGACCGCCAGGAGTTCACCCTGATCCTCGGGGCGAACCCGGTGGTCTCCCACGGTTCGATGATGACGGTGGGTCGGGTGCGCGAGCGCCTGCTCGGCGTGACCAAGCGCGGCGGCCGCGTCGTCGTCGTCGACCCGCGCCGGACCGAGACGGCCAAGCTCTTCGAGCACGTGCCGATCCGGCCCGACACCGACGCCTGGTTGCTCGCGGGGATGCTGCGGGTGATCCTCGACGAGGACCGCGTCGACTCCGGCTATCTGGCCTCGCTCGTGAACGGCGTGGACTTCCTCCGGACGCTCGTCGCGGACATCGACCTCGACCGCGCCGCGGCGGAGACCGGCATCGTGCGGGAGACGATCGAGACCCTCGCGCGCGACTTCGCCGCCGCCGGCCGGGCCTGCGTCTACGGCCGCTGCGGGACGTCGACGGGCGGGTTCTCGACGCTGACGAAGTACCTCATCGACGTCCTCAACATCGTCACCGGCAACCTGGACCGGCCCGGCGGAACGACGTTCTCGCGGCCGATGCTCGACGCCGAGCTGTTCACACGGCTGTTCAAGATCGACGGCTACGACCGCTGGCGGACGCGGGTGGACAACTTCCCCGAGGTCCTGGGCACCTCCCCGCTCGCGACGATGCCGCGGGAGATCACGACCCCGGGCCCGGGCCAGCTGCGCGCGCTGGTCACCGTCGCGACGAACCTGGCGACGACGTCGCCGAACTCGCCGGAGATGGAGCGCGCGCTCGCCGACCTGGACCTGTTCGTCTCGCTCGACCCGTACCTGACGGAGACGAACCGGCACGCGCACTACGTCCTGCCGCCGAAGCTGCTGCTCGAGCGGGAGGGCTTCCCGCTGTTCGGTCAGCTGCACTACGGCGTCCCGAACGCGCAGTGGACCGACGAGCTCGTGACGCCGCCGCCCGGGGCGCGCGACGACTGGTGGATCCTCGACCAGATCTGCAAGCGGATCGGCCTGCTCCCCTCACCGGCGCCGGGTGCGCAGCTGATGGGCAAGCTCGGCCTGCGCCTGCCCCCGTGGGTCGGCGTCGACGTGTTCATGCGTCTCGGCCCCGACGGCGACCTGTTCGGCCTGCGCCGGCGCGGCATCAGCCGCAAGAAGCTCCTGCGGCACAACGGCGCAATTCAGCTCGCGGACTCCGCACCCACCGGCATGCTGCCCAAGCGACTGCGGACCAGGTCGAAGCGCATCGAACTCGCGCACGACGTGTACGCGCGCGAGATGCAACGGCTGATCGCGCGAACGGCGATCGTCGACGAGGAGCACCCTTTGCTCCTGTTCACGATCCGGGAGAACCGGTCGCAGAACTCGTGGCTGCACAACGTCCCGGCGCTGCTCGGGGACCGGGTCTGCGTACTGCGCATCCACCCGGACGACGCGGCCGCGCGCGGGATCTCGACGGGCGCAGAGGTCGCGATCAGCTCCCGGTGGGGCCGGATCACCGCGACGGCCGCCGTGACCGACGAGGTCATGCCCGGCACCGTCGGGCTGCCGCCGCACTTCGGCCACCACGGCGGCTGGCGCACCGCGAACGGCGCGGGCGGCGGTCGCTACAACGACCTGGTGCCGAACGATCCGGAGCTGATGGACGTCGCCTCGGGCAACGCCCGGTTCAACGGCATCGCCGTGCAGGCGACGCCGGTGACTCTGGTGACGGAGCCTCAGCCTCAGGCTTCGGCGGAGGTCGGAGTCCAGGTCGCCGGGTCCGCGGGACGCTGA
- a CDS encoding class I SAM-dependent methyltransferase → MTAEADAPEMTPELAAQIAAIRAKYAADVANGLDHFFEPPRTTCPWCFSSKLRTHLTSGDQIQHKPGRFTLMACRSCGHIFQNPRLSLEGLEYYYRDFYDGIGGAQVEAGFELGKDGNLARAQHLKQFFPADPPRRWVDVGTGYGHFCRDARELWPDTRFEGLDMGVSVEEGKERGWLDEAHRGFLPELAPGLAGQFDVVSMHHYLEHTRDPRLELDSAAMLLRKGGILMIEVPNPESIFGRVVGRWWFPWLQPQHLNFVPRGNLMQALRHRGLTPVLEVRGESHIPVDFTFLVALPMLWFAPYPGMPWMSEDIDPAQQKRFERVLKIGPKAHAAVQPLEKLRTKLAHVTDRGNTYRVLARKV, encoded by the coding sequence ATGACCGCTGAGGCCGACGCTCCGGAGATGACCCCCGAGCTGGCCGCGCAGATCGCCGCGATCCGGGCCAAGTACGCGGCCGACGTCGCGAACGGTCTGGACCACTTCTTCGAGCCGCCGCGCACCACGTGCCCGTGGTGCTTCTCCTCGAAGCTGCGCACGCACCTGACCTCCGGTGACCAGATCCAGCACAAGCCCGGACGATTCACCCTGATGGCCTGCCGCTCCTGCGGTCACATCTTCCAGAACCCGCGGCTGAGCCTCGAAGGCCTCGAGTACTACTACCGGGACTTCTACGACGGCATCGGCGGCGCCCAGGTCGAGGCCGGGTTCGAGCTCGGCAAGGACGGCAACCTCGCCCGGGCCCAGCACCTCAAGCAGTTCTTCCCCGCCGATCCGCCGCGCCGGTGGGTCGACGTCGGCACCGGCTACGGCCATTTCTGCCGGGACGCGCGCGAGCTGTGGCCGGACACCCGTTTCGAGGGCCTCGACATGGGCGTCAGCGTCGAGGAGGGCAAGGAGCGAGGCTGGCTCGACGAGGCCCACCGCGGCTTCCTGCCCGAGCTCGCGCCCGGCCTGGCCGGCCAGTTCGACGTGGTGAGCATGCATCACTACCTCGAACACACCCGGGATCCGCGCCTGGAGCTCGACAGCGCCGCGATGCTGCTGCGCAAGGGCGGCATCCTCATGATCGAGGTGCCGAACCCGGAGAGCATCTTCGGCCGGGTCGTCGGGCGCTGGTGGTTCCCGTGGCTGCAGCCGCAGCACCTGAACTTCGTCCCCCGCGGGAACCTCATGCAGGCCTTGCGGCACCGCGGCCTGACGCCGGTGCTGGAGGTTCGCGGGGAGTCGCACATCCCCGTCGACTTCACGTTCCTCGTCGCGCTGCCGATGCTCTGGTTCGCCCCGTATCCCGGCATGCCCTGGATGAGCGAGGACATCGACCCGGCCCAGCAGAAGCGCTTCGAACGTGTACTCAAGATCGGCCCCAAGGCGCACGCGGCCGTCCAGCCGTTGGAGAAGCTGCGCACCAAGCTCGCCCACGTGACCGACCGCGGCAACACCTACCGGGTACTGGCCCGCAAGGTCTAG
- a CDS encoding glycosyltransferase family 2 protein yields the protein MTLGKVVGTAVLAAGTARAVRTAYRIARNSRLEHVPSSTPPTVTERVSVLMPARNEAHRIGPPIRSLVAQTGCADLEILVLDDNSTDGTADVIRQAGGQDPRVRILTGKPLPEGWRGKPHACAQLAEAATGSVLVFVDADVEFEPHAMASAVTLLREKHLDYLSPFPRQIVGSFGERLMQPVNGWVRLSVVDMRHAEDSHEPGSLLANGQFIVVDAAAYKRSGGHEAIQDAMIDDVWLAATLKATGSRGVAVRGSGIASCRMYENFAELRDGYTRWLWVLFPNNRVLVSTCAKVLASDVLPLLAALRGSKLGMLGYAAGVTGRVISGISSRDRLVPDALFHPASSALSVGLYVDSVRRRKRDAVTWKGRAIA from the coding sequence GTGACGCTGGGCAAGGTGGTCGGGACCGCGGTCCTCGCGGCGGGGACGGCGCGCGCGGTGCGCACCGCGTACCGGATCGCGCGCAACTCCCGGCTCGAGCACGTCCCGTCGTCGACCCCGCCGACGGTGACCGAACGCGTCTCGGTCCTGATGCCGGCGCGGAACGAGGCCCACCGCATCGGGCCGCCGATCCGCTCGCTGGTCGCGCAGACCGGCTGCGCGGACCTCGAGATCCTCGTGCTCGACGACAACTCGACCGACGGCACCGCCGACGTCATTCGGCAGGCGGGCGGTCAGGACCCGCGCGTGCGGATCCTGACCGGCAAGCCGCTGCCGGAGGGCTGGCGCGGAAAGCCCCACGCCTGCGCGCAGCTGGCCGAGGCCGCGACCGGCTCGGTGCTCGTCTTCGTCGACGCCGATGTCGAGTTCGAGCCCCACGCGATGGCCTCCGCGGTGACGTTGCTCCGCGAGAAGCACCTCGACTACCTCTCGCCCTTCCCGCGTCAGATCGTCGGCAGCTTCGGGGAACGGCTGATGCAGCCGGTCAACGGCTGGGTCCGCCTGTCCGTGGTCGACATGCGCCACGCGGAGGACTCGCACGAGCCCGGCTCGCTGCTCGCCAACGGCCAGTTCATCGTGGTCGACGCCGCGGCGTACAAGCGCTCCGGCGGCCACGAGGCGATTCAGGACGCGATGATCGACGACGTCTGGCTCGCGGCCACGCTGAAGGCCACGGGTTCGCGCGGCGTCGCGGTCCGCGGGTCGGGGATCGCGTCGTGCCGGATGTACGAGAACTTCGCCGAGCTCCGCGACGGCTACACCCGCTGGTTGTGGGTGCTGTTCCCGAACAACCGGGTGCTGGTCAGCACCTGTGCGAAGGTGCTCGCCTCCGACGTGCTGCCGCTGCTCGCGGCCCTGCGCGGATCGAAGCTCGGGATGCTCGGCTACGCCGCCGGCGTGACCGGCCGGGTCATCTCGGGCATCTCGTCCCGCGACCGGCTCGTCCCGGACGCCCTGTTCCACCCGGCGTCCTCGGCCCTGTCGGTGGGGCTCTACGTCGACTCGGTCCGGCGCCGCAAGCGCGACGCGGTCACCTGGAAGGGCCGCGCGATCGCCTGA
- a CDS encoding ABC transporter ATP-binding protein: protein MAETERLIRTGVRSVRGSLLVLVLASVAVAGASLVLPHAIGKALDSALADAPADGPLGLTWTQIAVGLLLGVGVAESMLALSGGAVTAGATARIRHRLLGHATAAGPRLTRAIPAGDLVSRTSAHAEQTGAAPVRLVGAFAAGIPAVGAMVMLFRIDVWCGTAFLVGLLALSVLLGALVRTVTDVTEQYSAAQGEVAGRLTEALAGARTVAAAGTVDTERARVLEPVEDLRRHGASLWSAHASAVGQSAALLPMLEVVVLAVAGWQLSAGRISVGDMVAAGAYVGLGVEVVNALAKLIAYGQSRGAARRCVDALEVPATEYGTVEELTGPGALTLVDVWVGSGENAALRGVTLHIPAGASVAVVGRSGSGKSTLAALFGRLVEPDSGLVCIDGQLLRDLSPAALHTAVTYAFPRPALLGGTVGGTIAFGHHRPGPDAVTAAAEAAAADGFIRRLPLGYATPLPQAPMSGGEAQRLGLARAFAHPGRVLVLDDATSSLDTVTELQVTEALQRSGTGQTQVIVAHRASTAARADYVVWLDAGRVRGYAPHSTLWADPEYRANFGTGETDPFAIETLYRTAPTPDPLDDSATRVPWGTS from the coding sequence GTGGCCGAGACCGAGCGATTGATCCGGACCGGAGTCCGTTCCGTCCGTGGATCTCTGCTCGTGCTGGTCCTCGCCTCGGTCGCTGTCGCCGGCGCCTCCCTCGTCCTCCCCCACGCGATCGGCAAGGCCCTCGACTCCGCACTCGCCGACGCGCCCGCGGACGGACCGCTCGGCCTGACCTGGACCCAGATCGCCGTCGGTCTGCTGCTCGGGGTCGGCGTCGCCGAGTCGATGCTCGCGCTCTCCGGCGGGGCCGTGACCGCCGGGGCCACCGCGCGCATCCGGCACCGACTCCTCGGCCACGCCACCGCCGCCGGTCCCCGACTGACGCGCGCCATCCCGGCCGGGGACCTGGTCAGCCGCACCAGCGCACACGCCGAGCAGACCGGCGCCGCGCCCGTCCGGCTCGTCGGCGCGTTCGCGGCCGGCATCCCGGCCGTCGGCGCGATGGTGATGCTCTTCCGCATCGACGTCTGGTGCGGCACCGCGTTCCTCGTCGGTCTGCTGGCGCTGAGCGTCCTGCTCGGCGCGCTCGTCAGGACCGTCACCGACGTGACCGAGCAGTACTCCGCCGCGCAGGGCGAGGTCGCCGGGCGCCTGACCGAGGCCCTGGCCGGCGCGCGCACCGTCGCGGCCGCCGGCACCGTCGACACCGAACGTGCCCGGGTGCTCGAACCGGTCGAGGACCTGCGGCGTCACGGCGCGAGCCTGTGGTCCGCCCACGCGAGCGCGGTCGGCCAGAGCGCCGCCCTGCTGCCGATGCTGGAGGTCGTCGTCCTCGCCGTCGCCGGGTGGCAGCTCTCGGCCGGGCGCATCAGCGTCGGCGACATGGTGGCGGCCGGCGCCTACGTCGGGCTCGGCGTCGAGGTCGTCAACGCCCTCGCCAAGCTGATCGCGTACGGCCAGTCCCGGGGCGCGGCGCGCCGCTGCGTCGACGCACTCGAGGTGCCCGCCACCGAGTACGGCACCGTCGAGGAACTGACCGGCCCGGGCGCGCTGACCCTGGTCGACGTCTGGGTCGGCTCCGGCGAGAACGCGGCACTGCGCGGCGTCACGCTGCACATCCCCGCCGGGGCGTCGGTGGCGGTCGTCGGCCGCTCGGGCTCGGGCAAGTCGACGCTCGCCGCGCTGTTCGGTCGACTGGTCGAGCCGGACTCCGGGCTCGTGTGCATCGACGGCCAGTTGCTGCGCGACCTCAGTCCGGCCGCGCTGCACACCGCGGTCACGTACGCGTTCCCGCGGCCGGCGCTGCTCGGCGGCACCGTCGGCGGGACGATCGCCTTCGGGCACCACCGCCCCGGGCCGGACGCCGTGACCGCGGCGGCCGAGGCCGCCGCCGCCGACGGTTTCATCCGCCGCCTGCCCCTCGGGTACGCGACTCCCCTGCCGCAGGCCCCGATGTCCGGCGGCGAGGCGCAGCGCCTCGGCCTGGCTCGCGCCTTCGCGCACCCCGGCCGCGTCCTCGTCCTCGACGACGCGACGTCGAGCCTGGACACCGTGACGGAGCTTCAGGTGACGGAGGCTCTGCAGCGCAGTGGTACCGGGCAGACGCAGGTGATCGTCGCGCACCGCGCGTCCACCGCGGCACGTGCGGACTACGTCGTGTGGCTGGACGCCGGTCGCGTCCGCGGCTACGCGCCGCACAGCACCCTGTGGGCCGACCCCGAGTACCGCGCGAACTTCGGCACCGGGGAGACCGACCCGTTCGCGATCGAGACGCTCTACCGGACCGCGCCGACCCCCGACCCGCTGGACGACTCCGCCACCCGTGTCCCCTGGGGGACGTCGTGA
- a CDS encoding ABC transporter ATP-binding protein: protein MSTPVPTQTAKPARTPSSAVRHALVGACRANPRAAVMTVLWTALASVPAFLHGKVVARALDDGFLAGDRRTGLTWLALLAATALVAAVGAGKAVKSVSGLVEPFRDHLVEFVVAETLQSATAPDGRPDAGAVARLSQQIETVRGTLGMGILGILAFVAGISSSLAGQSTLSTDVLIFVVPPVVLSLAIFGCSLPTVVRRERALILSGEQVAASVTGTMEGLRDIQAAGAAEHIRTGVGDRIDENARLGRAVAAVTAWRLLVVGLGARVPIVLIVLGIPWLLDRGTSPGEIAGSVTYAAAAIAPAMTALTACVSDSIIPLWVTLGRILGAGPTRPAPHPVAPGGTTWRPHPALVEVRLRKVGFAYGPTAEPVLRNLSLTVVPGEHLAVVGPSGIGKSTLVNLICGMLRPGSGTVTVAGTDIGALDPQTRARVRVLIPQEAFVFSGTLGENIRYLRPDATPEMVEWACYAVGLTALRDRLGGLDARVDPATLSAGERQLIALTRAYLSAAPLAVLDEATCHLDPSAEMMAEQAFAARGGTLIVVAHRMSSALRADRILVLDGATAALGTHDELLASSALYRDLVGHWQGSPA from the coding sequence GTGAGCACCCCGGTCCCGACGCAGACCGCCAAGCCGGCCCGCACCCCGAGCTCGGCGGTGCGGCACGCCCTCGTCGGCGCGTGCCGCGCGAATCCCCGCGCCGCGGTGATGACCGTCCTCTGGACCGCGCTCGCCTCGGTGCCCGCGTTCCTGCACGGCAAGGTCGTCGCCCGCGCGCTCGACGACGGGTTCCTCGCCGGCGACCGCCGCACCGGTCTCACCTGGCTCGCCCTGCTGGCCGCGACCGCGCTGGTCGCCGCCGTCGGCGCGGGCAAGGCCGTGAAGTCGGTCTCCGGGCTCGTCGAGCCGTTCCGCGACCACCTCGTCGAGTTCGTCGTCGCCGAGACCCTGCAGTCCGCGACGGCCCCCGACGGTCGCCCCGACGCGGGGGCGGTCGCCCGCCTCTCGCAGCAGATCGAGACCGTGCGCGGGACGCTCGGCATGGGCATCCTCGGCATCCTCGCGTTCGTCGCGGGCATCAGCAGCTCCCTGGCCGGGCAGAGCACGCTCTCGACCGACGTGCTGATCTTCGTCGTCCCGCCGGTCGTGCTGTCGCTGGCGATCTTCGGTTGCTCCCTGCCGACGGTGGTGCGCCGCGAGCGCGCGCTGATCCTCTCCGGCGAGCAGGTCGCGGCGAGCGTCACCGGCACCATGGAGGGCCTGCGCGACATCCAGGCGGCGGGCGCCGCGGAGCACATCCGGACCGGCGTCGGCGACCGCATCGACGAGAACGCGCGGCTCGGGCGGGCCGTCGCCGCGGTCACCGCGTGGCGGCTGCTCGTCGTCGGACTCGGGGCGCGCGTGCCGATCGTCCTCATCGTCCTCGGCATCCCGTGGCTGCTGGACCGCGGCACCAGCCCGGGCGAGATCGCCGGCTCGGTGACCTACGCCGCCGCCGCGATCGCGCCGGCCATGACGGCGCTGACCGCCTGCGTCAGCGACTCGATCATCCCGCTGTGGGTGACGCTCGGGCGCATCCTCGGCGCGGGACCGACCCGCCCGGCGCCACACCCGGTGGCGCCGGGCGGCACCACCTGGCGGCCCCACCCCGCGCTGGTGGAGGTCCGGTTGCGCAAGGTCGGGTTCGCCTACGGCCCGACCGCCGAACCCGTGCTGCGCAACCTCTCGCTGACCGTCGTCCCCGGCGAGCACCTTGCCGTCGTCGGGCCGAGCGGTATCGGCAAGTCGACGCTGGTGAACCTGATCTGCGGCATGCTCCGGCCCGGGTCGGGGACGGTGACCGTCGCCGGCACCGACATCGGGGCGCTCGACCCGCAGACCCGGGCGCGCGTCCGCGTGCTGATCCCGCAGGAGGCGTTCGTCTTCAGCGGGACGCTCGGCGAGAACATCCGCTACCTCCGGCCGGACGCGACACCGGAGATGGTCGAGTGGGCCTGCTACGCCGTCGGTCTGACCGCGCTGCGGGACCGCCTCGGCGGCCTCGACGCCCGCGTCGACCCGGCGACCCTGTCCGCGGGTGAGCGCCAGCTGATCGCCCTCACCCGGGCCTACCTCTCGGCCGCGCCGCTAGCCGTCCTCGACGAGGCGACCTGCCATCTCGACCCGTCCGCGGAGATGATGGCCGAGCAGGCCTTCGCCGCCCGCGGGGGCACGCTCATCGTCGTCGCCCACCGGATGAGCTCGGCCCTGCGCGCCGATCGCATCCTCGTCCTCGACGGCGCCACCGCCGCGCTCGGCACCCACGACGAGCTGCTCGCGAGCTCCGCCCTCTACCGCGACCTCGTCGGCCACTGGCAGGGCTCCCCGGCCTGA
- a CDS encoding GNAT family N-acetyltransferase has product MLIRPAAEADWPQIWPFLWLIVAAGETYTVDRDIDEETARAWWMRPDARVFVAVAQGRVVGSAKLTRNFDGPASSVANASFLVDPGFAGRGVGRALGEHVLVAAKEAGFRAMQFNAVVETNVTAVTLWLGLGFQILATIPDAFDHPKHGPVGLHVMYRKL; this is encoded by the coding sequence GTGCTGATCCGCCCCGCCGCCGAGGCTGACTGGCCCCAGATCTGGCCGTTCCTCTGGCTGATCGTGGCGGCGGGGGAGACGTACACCGTCGATCGCGACATCGACGAGGAGACCGCTCGCGCCTGGTGGATGCGCCCGGACGCCCGGGTCTTCGTCGCGGTCGCGCAGGGCCGCGTCGTCGGCTCGGCGAAGCTGACCCGCAATTTCGACGGGCCCGCCTCCTCCGTCGCCAACGCGAGCTTCCTCGTCGACCCCGGCTTCGCCGGGCGCGGGGTGGGCCGGGCACTCGGGGAGCACGTCCTCGTCGCGGCGAAGGAGGCCGGATTCCGGGCCATGCAGTTCAACGCGGTGGTGGAGACGAACGTCACCGCCGTCACCCTGTGGCTCGGGCTCGGCTTTCAGATCCTCGCGACGATCCCGGACGCGTTCGACCACCCGAAGCACGGCCCGGTGGGCCTGCACGTGATGTACCGGAAGCTGTAG